One Mercenaria mercenaria strain notata chromosome 12, MADL_Memer_1, whole genome shotgun sequence DNA segment encodes these proteins:
- the LOC128547128 gene encoding transcription intermediary factor 1-beta-like produces MEVSGRRDGKGDFSSSFSHSSDDADQLYCLPCKHDETRVPAYGYCKDCAEHLCETCYKNHRKPAPCRNHILLDKTKMPKTLSPGTTSLDLTETCDQHHGKAIKYFCKDHESLGCSPCMTMNHRSCKIDYIPDVSKNYIASSQYQSLLKSLETLHDNLKAIAKSITEKKKLIQENQDRIKADIQKFRQKINATLDK; encoded by the coding sequence ATGGAAGTGTCCGGAAGAAGAGACGGAAAGGGAGATTTCTCGTCATCCTTTTCCCATAGTTCTGATGATGCCGATCAGCTATATTGTCTACCGTGTAAACATGATGAAACTCGGGTACCAGCCTACGGATACTGCAAGGACTGTGCAGAACACCTGTGTGAGACATGCTACAAAAATCACAGGAAACCAGCACCATGTAGGAACCATATCCTCCTAGACAAGACAAAAATGCCAAAAACCCTGAGTCCGGGTACTACTTCTCTAGACTTAACAGAAACATGTGATCAACATCACGGTAAagccataaaatatttttgcaaggaTCATGAATCCCTAGGCTGCAGCCCATGTATGACGATGAACCACAGAAGTTGCAAGATAGACTACATTCCAGATGTTTCCAAGAACTACATAGCAAGTTCACAGTACCAGAGTCTTCTAAAATCATTGGAGACTTTACATGACAATTTGAAGGCAATCGCTAAGTCTATAACAGAGAAAAAGAAACTCATTCAAGAAAATCAGGATAGAATTAAGGCAGACATTCAAAAGTTTCGACAAAAAATCAACGCTACACTAGACAAATAA